The proteins below are encoded in one region of Negativicutes bacterium:
- a CDS encoding DUF2179 domain-containing protein, which produces TRLEVEKLKGIVSEKDDNAFVTINEVHDVIGGRFKKKAIH; this is translated from the coding sequence TTACAAGGTTAGAAGTTGAAAAGTTAAAAGGTATCGTTAGTGAAAAAGATGATAATGCCTTTGTAACAATTAATGAAGTCCACGATGTTATTGGTGGCAGATTTAAGAAAAAAGCAATTCATTAA